ACTCCAAACATTAGGGATCACTTTATCATTTGCTCCTATAAGTATTGGCAGTCAGAAAAACGACGATGGCACTCGTCTGAGTGACTCCACATGCTTTTGCACAAAAGTAGACGATGTCAAAAAGTGCCCTTTCACTACTTCtcgtctttttttatttttctccttgTCTCTCTCATATCCTGCGCACACGGCGCAATTTAGCCGATCTCCCGCTTAACTCTCACAAGTTCCAATCCAGTCAAGTGTTAACCTGTTTACCCCACTCTACAAACTCTGCACTTTCTCCAACCTCACTTCTCTTCACTTTTCCCTTTTAGCCTTTCCCTTTCATTTCTTTGATAGCTAGCTTATCTCATGGCACACAATACCACCCACAGGCGCACTTTAACAACTTCAGACCATAAGCCTAAAACTTCCATTTTCATTTCCATGGATCCCACTCTCAAAAGGCGACCTAAACCCAACCCCTTCACCTCCAAGACTTGTCCACCACATCCTCATTATTGTGTTCCCTCCAACACTATAGACAACATCTCCAACCAATTTTCCCAGCTATATGCAAACCACAAAGTCCTTAAATCTTCCTTAAAACATCCATCTGGGCATTCATATTCTTCAGATGACAACCATTTAAAGGTCAAATCTTGGACTGATTCAGCTGCTTTTGATTCTTCATGTACAGCGTTGACCAAGTCAAAAAACCAACATGGGAGctctaaggaaagaaaatctgtcaatgaatgttACAACAAAGACCGTGATATTGACAAAAAAATTGTTGTGCAGAAAAAAGAAGCAATCAAGAAAGTTTCTTTCCACAAGGGGAAAGAGTTCCACAAAGAACTGGATGTTAAAAGGGCACTTATCAATTTGTCTAGGAGTCAAGAAAGTGAAAGGCTAAAGGGGGTTGATGAGATAAAAAATCAATATTTATTAAGGAGGAAATCCTTCTGCAGTTCACGGATTGAGTTGGCTGATTTCTTCTCTTGTAATGGTGTGAAAGTTGTGTCTGTGGATATGCCACCTTTTATGCAGATTCATGTTGTCAATTGTGCAAGAAAAACTCATGATAGCTTGGAAAAGTTCACCTCTAAAGCACTTGCTCTTACCctcaaaaaggtaaaagaaaaaatTTACTGCTGTAATAATTATgcattttttggttgttttttgaTGAATTACTGAGTATTGGATGAATGGGTTTCTGAATTTTCTTTTCCAGGAGTTTGATGGGGTGTATGGACCAGCATGGCATTGTATAGTTGGGACCAGTTTTGGTTCTTTTGTGACACATTCTGTTGGTGGTTTCATATATTTTTCTATGGATCACAAGTTATATGTACTTCTCTTCAAGACTAGTGTACAAAAAGCAGAATCTAGTTGAAAATTCTTGAGTTGAAGTTCGTTTTAGTACAGAGGAAATTTTTGGTAAAAATGTGTTGTCTACTATGCAATTCTGTTATTAGATTTGCTAAGAAAATTATGGGTTCATTATCATTGTAATGTTGATAAACTAATGTACAATGGTATAATTCATCCTCTGAGGCTCCGAAAGTTAATAGTAGAGGTAGACATATTTGTAATAATATCCTTACATAACAGTCGTCCCCTGCAAAAGTCAAGTTTTTTTTTTCGGAactaatttttatgttatattataatatataaacTTTACTATAACAGTCAAAAAATATCGAAATAAATAAGGCTATTATAAAGAGATTTGACTTTAATTTCGCTTGAGTGACCAACAATAGTTTGACTGTACTTTCAAAGTTGGAGTGACCAACAATGGTTCACAtgcaaattctttttcttttttctttataattCTTAGACATCAACTTATACATTTGTATGCAAGTTAAAGATATACAGAACTAATTTTAGAGAAATTAAACTAGTATTAAATATTAGATTGAGATGAGTTCAATTGAGCAATATAAATAGCAAGCATTCATATAGTAGTTTATTTCAACTACTTTGGATGCTTGTAATTGATGCAGTGCAACTTATGCCTAGTCTTTATATGCATTTTCAAGTATTGTAAAAGTCTGATTGACATTACTGACTTCAATATTCTTACCTCGTAAAATAATGACCATTATGACTCATCATCTACCCCTAGGAGTGGGCAGTACTGAGAAGGTACCgctgtatttttttatttttttgaggaAAAGGGAATACTTATATTAATACAagtattattataaaatattataaagaTGTCTTCAAGATACTTAACAATGAAAGTGTAGTCCATTAGATTTCCATGTGCATTATTGGATAATACAAGGAATCCTAGATAGAACCCACGCAGTCGTTTTGCACTATATATCCTTCAAGTagtcttcctttttcttttggttattaGCTGTATTGTGGGATGGTTGAAATTATTCTACCTCTAAAATGTCTTGACAAATGAGAATATTTTGGTAGAGAGCGATATTATCCTTATGTGGCCTTACTCGTACAAATCCATTTTGTTGCTTAGTATCTCTACTGGTATAAATCTAAATAAGTATTAAATATGGGATGACTTAactaaaaagataaaaagaattgTGCCAACTATccggaaaacaaaagaaaagattATATATATTGAGCTGTCAATATGGGCCAGGTCGAGTTAGCCCATCCCCCACGTAGACTTTAGTAATTGACGGGCTGGGTTGAGCTAGCCCACCATTTTGACGAACCTTATACTGGTTATCCACCTCTAGTCCTATGTGGGCTGCAGGCCCCCACATCCCGcccattatttttaaaattttaattttatattttttctttaagtactaacctaaaaaaagataaatatttaaaagttaaaaactaTTTTATTAGAAATTTCGCAaaacttaataattttttaaactgttccaatatatcacaataaacaccaaaaaagtaaaagacaagattatatttcattcactaaaagtcaaaCGGAAAAGGGTCATATTTGTCCCAGTACTCTTAAAAAAGGGTTATGTTTGCCCTTCTTATACTTTTTTGACACATTTATCCTTACAgttatactttaggatcatatttgTCCATGTACTCTTCAAAAGGGttacatttgcccttcgttatacttttttgacatatttattcTTACAGTTATACTTGAGGATCATATTTGTCCCCACCTTTGTTTTCCTACATGGCGCCTATGTggatttctttttcttccaatttaaatatgatcacctatttaagataatttaaCCCGAATCCACAaactaaaataaatgaaaatccTATTTTACCTCCAACTAAAATAGGGTTACCTCTAATTCATCGGATGGCGACAACTCAGTTCTGTCTCGCTTATAGACACTATTCAAAACTTCACCCATCTTGACATTTTCTTAAATAAACTTGAAAGTTTTCTCCGAGTTTTAGGCTTTTGTTAGTGCTCTATTTTAAGCACTAACTAGGGATGCTTATCGGGCAGATCGAGCAAATAATTAcacttaacggtttggcttaaatcggattataaatgtagtaatccgcTAGTCATCCAATAAAATAACGGGCGAATTGATATTGGATTAAGTATTACCGGGCGGTTATCGGGCGGCTTATCGGCTAAACCAAATTAAAATAATTTGAACAatcattcaatcaataccaaGATTACACATACTGTACAAAGAGGTGCAAGATTGGATCAAGGCGCATAATGAGTGGTACTTTTTCAGCCATAAGGATAGGAAGTATCACACAGATTCAAGAACAAACCGAGCAACAAATGCTGGATTTTGGAAGGCAACAGGTAGGGACAAATGCATAAGTTGGAAGGCAACAGATAGTCTGTCATACACATATTAACCAGATTTGTAAAACCAGAAAAGCACATTAATTCATTAATCAATCAAACTTTCAAAAGGACATTCGTTCATAATCAATCAAACATTCACATTCATTCTTCACAAGACAAAAGGACATCCGTTCTTcaaattcttaacgggttaacggtttatccgataagaaaattgagtaatcagCCCCCAAATCGTTAAgtcattaattataaaattttaatcaGTTCCCCATCCATTACCCGTGATAAttcgataccaataagccaataagccATCGGTTCGATTCGGTTAAcggtttcggttcgattttgaacaacCCTAGCACTAGCCTTTATCATTAACTCCATTGTTGTGCAACTTCTCGTAATACTATGATTACTGCAATAATTGTGAGTTGTATGAGATTCGTGATTTTGAGTTCAAAATTCATGTTTGCCAATCTGCTGTCGCTACTAGATCGCTATTGCATTTCGCACAATCTTCGTAAATGTCGTATCAGGGAATTGCTTTTCGTGGATCAATCATGGTCAATTGACCCAGTTTAGACTTTACAGAGTTAAACTAATTAACATAGACAtatgtgaaataattaaataaatcaattAGAGATAACACTATAGTTTCATTCACTCACTGTTCAAAATTTTCTCGCTCTCCGAAAAATATGGAACTGACCCAGAGAAGAGAGATGCACAAgtggggagggggaggggggtgtTGGGAATTAGCATTTCCGTTTATTTTAGTTAGTGGGTAGGGTTTAATTGGGCGTGCGGGttaaattatcttaaataggtgaccatatttaaattggaagaaaaaaaaattctcataGGTGCCATGTAGGAAAACAAAGGTGAGGGCATatatgatcctaaagtataacCGTAAGGATATATATTTCAAAAAAGtataacgaagggcaaatgtaaCATCTTCATCAAgtcttaacatcttcactttcatctaAATCTATAATTCttatgcaatattaattagttaaatattaagaataattGAGTTTTAAAAACTAATAATATTCAGATTCACATAGAAAAATATTACTAGTTCGAGCTTGGAAAAAGCCGTGCAACCAATTTCGAATAATAACAAGTGTTTGGACATTTTCATGATTGATGCAACTTCTGTACTTGGTAAGAACACGTCCATCAATGCTAAATACTGATTCCGATGCTATAATGTCATATGTTTTttatatttcaaataaatattttattaggcTCACGGACCGGTCCAGCCCAACTTCACGGAACACGAACTTACTTGGGACGGACTtaaaagtcttatttttaaatGAGCTCCAAAAATTCTAATCCAACCCTAATAAATCACAAGTTGAACTGGGCTGGGTCCAAGCCCATATTGACTGCCCTAATTATATAGAAGCCGATAATCACATGACATGCAGCCATAGGAAAAGCTCACAAATGAAACTGCGTCTTGTAAACGCTAAGCAATTTATCGTATGGACTTTTGCTCTTTGCTAAGATAACCTTTCCCTGTCTAGCATATTGTGCGTATTATAGAAAGTCTCGGCAAAACGACAGTTTAAAAGTAAAAACTCATACTTGttatgaaataataaaagaagaaaaaaaattattgcatagaaaagtagggagagaattcttattgcttTGGGATTAATTATAATAGAATAGAACCTctttatttatagggaaaaagtgacttagccaccaagtaacaaactCTAGAATCTCTCTataatatagacattcaccttaaatacaattctatttataacactctccattgaatgtctattcaacagataatgtgtctcgttaaaaccttaattaaaataaaacccaatgagaaaaaaattctagtaaaggaaaaagggtacacatatctaacaatacgcattttggttgcctcgttaaaaaccttgcaaggaaaacccagtgagacaaaaccttgtaagggaaaaagagtacaacgtgtATTAAtaccccctgatgagagcatcaattcacatccttgagccttcacattccaatcttgtgcaccatcttcaaaagatcattggtagagatttgataaacaaatcagccatattaacttgaatgaatatgtGCACCTTGAAATCACCATTCTTGTATATATGTAATGTCTTCATATAATATCGTGGAATGGctttttcaatatctccatagagaTTCTCGCTATCATATTCTCATGCTTATAATTATAGCAAGATACAAATGTGTacaaattgcacttaggatgtAATACTTCATGACCAAGAATTCTATATGCTTTAAGCAATATCTTTcagggattgtcatataagttaagtcatataagtcatataaatagactttagatttgtatcaagttttcatgtcatgccaGACATATAAGATACATGAAAGTGATTGCATACCctattgactttatactttcgaGTGTTTGAACTACATGTCCAAAGCTACATGtatttcatatgaaaccaattatATTCGAATTGTGTCTCTTCCATTTGACCAATTTTTTGTATCTGTATTCGACAAACTTAAGATCCTCATTGTAACGACTCAGCCGGTCGTTTCATCAGTTACCAttccgtttctcccatttctgcttcttattgtcttgttcagctgtattatgtgttatcgggttggttggctcgggttcggagaggttttgataaggtttgagacacttagtctcttttgagtaagcttaagttggaaaagtcaaccggatgttgacttatatgaaaaagggctcagatgtgaattctgatggttcggatagcttcgagaggtgatttgggacttaggagcgtgatcgcaatgtgttttggaggtccggagtagatttaggcttgaattggtgaaattggaattttggcgttttccggttgataggtgagattttgatataggggtcggaatagaattccgaaagttggagtaagtctgttgtatcatttgtgacgtgtgtgcaaaatttcaggtcattcgaacgaggtttgatagactttttgatcgaaagcggaatttggaagtttttggaattcttaggcttgaatccgatgtaaatttggtgttttgatgttgttttgagcattccgaaggttgaaaCTAGTTTGAATCGGAtatgttgatatgtttggttgaggttccgagggcctcaggtgagtttcgggtggttgaaaggatcatttcatgttggaaaAAGTTGTAGAAAaactgttgttggtgttgcaggtatttagccttcgcgttcgcgagagggccctcgcgttcgcgaagggttaggatgtgaggcaggagtgttgttcttcgcgttcgcgatgagggtcccgcattcgcgaagggctgggtcTGTGTtcaacgcgttcgcgatggtgatgtcgcgttcgcaaaggtttgATTTGTTgaggcatcgcattcgcgaggggtcatcgcgttcgcgtaagagaatTTTTTGTCAACGGTATTTTGGTGCTTCACAAACACGAGGTTttgaccgcgtttgcgaagaaggatttcaaattgtcacacctcctttttacatacccgcgagggtacaagggagttttttccaattaaaggacaatcgaaacgggattcgtttatttatttcagagtcgccacttgggagatttagggtgtcccaagtcaccaattttaatcccgaatcgaggaaaagaatgactccatattacagtctgcgcactagaaatccggataaggaattctgttaacccgggagaaggtgttaggcattcccgagttccgtggttctagcacggtcgctcaactgttatattcggcttgattatctgattttatacaaatatgaacttatgtgcaaaattttatctttttaccgctttcttacttattgttattattttacgagaattgcaacgtcgtgaaaacatatctcaaaccacgttacatcaatgcacccgtagttgtttggcatatctcgactcggttgagatttggatttgggccacataaatgtgcacccgagttaaggaaaataaattattaaaggcgcacctaaagcaactagcgtcttgttattttggggaaggccgtaaaattcgctaaacggcctgtcctcgaattctaagtattttaatatatacatttagagggccccgcagcttgtgcattttttgtttgtcgaggctcgtctcattcattattaaaaagaatttgcaatgtcatggaaatacatctcagaccacgtcacaatcaatgtacccgtgattagagacacatttcgatttcgttgagatttggatttgggtcacataaatgtgcacccgagtttaaggagataacattattaaatacgcgcctaaagcgactagcgcagggttattttgagaaaaggccgtgaagttcgctaagcggccgatcccgagttctaagtaattaacacatacatttgtgagggccccgcaatctatatattttactaggcgaggctcatctcatttattttaaatggacaaatcctaaagcgactacatcttttctattaaaattagtctctaaaataaataaagaaaatcctaattaattacgagctttttttttttatttaagaaagcatggcatactaattgctatattaatacaaatattgatgaacaagaattttactaaaaaaattcaaaattataaataaaataaaaatttgacaactaatattcaaaagaatcaaatatagttagattgaagctcgcattgttatatataaaaaaaactattggaattaattattcacaaccatttgaaactggatttaaccataattactaaagcttaatagaaagtttattagacttaaacgttcttctaattttgtttgaactcaaatcatgccttaatacctaattcacgaaatttagttcaaattcatgccttggctaaatttaagtacttgttcacaattaacctactgttgataatcttagaaccttcatagctagtgaattaacccgttttgccaaaccgattcattaaagactaacttatgttattttctcttattccaattattattcaataatacataaaatagcctaaatacaatcaataaaaggaacagagaaaaagcgaaattaaaacttcaaaattcgattcttcatatgtattcatgcttccacatttttagcttgcaataactagtattacattcgtgtacctggtattggaaaacaagagaagatgaagctgagaagcagcaacagtagtaacaatgtagcacaacaacgacagtccagcaacacaggaatagaccagtaacagtaggaatagtagaaaacccaggagactataaacgactccaagtatagagaagaagtaaaaggcaggaaggttctgactatttcagatcttaagcgaggcaatgaaacagtaactattctttttcaacttcaaaactccaaaatgaattctgcccctgtatattcagtgtatccagaatgtatatcgggtgtatacttctcactccgccccctctttttttcttctctctatctagtttttcctctttttttcccaccccttcttcctaaattttctcttgtattttatttatagcaaaattttcgaaattttcagatttgtttttttattattttattatttttttaattaaaagaaatcccacttacaaattgcttttatttttttagaaaaagaaatcccacctttatttacttttatttttaaaattccaactttaattactttatcttatttaaaatcccactttttatttttttaaaagagaatctcactttatttaacttttctttaaaaaacaaaccactatcttttctttttcttttaaaaatgctactttcaattactttaaattttttaaattttcagatacct
Above is a window of Nicotiana tabacum cultivar K326 chromosome 8, ASM71507v2, whole genome shotgun sequence DNA encoding:
- the LOC107809772 gene encoding uncharacterized protein LOC107809772, yielding MAHNTTHRRTLTTSDHKPKTSIFISMDPTLKRRPKPNPFTSKTCPPHPHYCVPSNTIDNISNQFSQLYANHKVLKSSLKHPSGHSYSSDDNHLKVKSWTDSAAFDSSCTALTKSKNQHGSSKERKSVNECYNKDRDIDKKIVVQKKEAIKKVSFHKGKEFHKELDVKRALINLSRSQESERLKGVDEIKNQYLLRRKSFCSSRIELADFFSCNGVKVVSVDMPPFMQIHVVNCARKTHDSLEKFTSKALALTLKKEFDGVYGPAWHCIVGTSFGSFVTHSVGGFIYFSMDHKLYVLLFKTSVQKAESS